A part of Saccharomonospora amisosensis genomic DNA contains:
- a CDS encoding DUF885 domain-containing protein — translation MTAVTALADEFIEFLFDVDPLWPSVLGMRPARTGLGDVSEEAEREQRATLERFLERARAVDPRGQQERTTVDVLVSHAKARLDEIDTRLVEFTVSDLFIAPAAGLLTMLPMIGISDSEQGRAHLERLAAIPEYLDRIADRHRAGVAAGRLPVEHLVRAASAHLGRYLAEPADDPLLRQQPPDEEFAQRRAELLREVVRPAFARYRDVLDNEIVQHGRPQERPGMCHLPDGDRGYAALVRVHTTTQRSPEELHATGLELIEALAQEYAEIGERVFGTSELSEVFTRLRTDRALRWNSAEELLETARSAIARAEQAAPRWFGHIPPQPCVVEPVPAAEAPGAPAAYYLWPSADGSRPGTYFANTHEVTQRFRHTAEVTAFHEAVPGHHLQLSTALGLADLPLLRRVGNFNAYAEGWGLYSERLAQEMGLYSDDVALLGMLSMDSMRAGRLVVDTGLHAKGWSRQQAIDFLDRNTPMPSVEIVAEVDRYIGYPGQALSYMVGRLEIQRLRAEAERALEERFDIRAFHDLVLGGGALPLSVLADVVSAWVGATAPR, via the coding sequence ATGACCGCAGTCACCGCGTTGGCCGACGAGTTCATCGAGTTCTTGTTCGACGTCGATCCGCTGTGGCCTTCGGTGCTCGGTATGCGGCCCGCACGTACCGGCCTGGGTGACGTGAGCGAGGAAGCCGAGCGGGAACAGCGTGCCACGCTGGAGCGGTTCCTGGAGCGCGCGCGGGCGGTCGACCCGCGAGGGCAGCAGGAGCGCACCACGGTGGATGTGCTCGTGAGCCATGCGAAGGCGCGCCTCGACGAGATCGACACGCGACTCGTCGAGTTCACCGTCAGCGACCTCTTCATCGCCCCCGCGGCAGGCCTGCTCACCATGCTGCCCATGATCGGGATCAGCGACTCCGAACAGGGCAGGGCCCACCTTGAGCGGCTGGCCGCGATTCCGGAGTACCTCGACCGGATCGCCGACCGGCATCGGGCCGGAGTGGCGGCGGGGCGGTTGCCCGTCGAGCACCTCGTGCGGGCCGCGAGCGCCCATCTCGGCCGTTACCTCGCCGAACCGGCCGACGACCCGCTGCTGCGTCAACAACCGCCTGACGAGGAGTTCGCTCAGCGGCGCGCAGAGCTACTGCGCGAGGTGGTGCGTCCCGCCTTCGCGCGCTACCGCGACGTGCTCGACAACGAGATCGTGCAACACGGCAGGCCGCAGGAGCGGCCGGGGATGTGTCACCTGCCGGACGGCGATCGCGGCTACGCCGCGCTGGTTCGCGTCCATACCACCACGCAGCGCTCCCCGGAGGAGTTGCACGCCACCGGGCTGGAACTCATCGAGGCACTGGCGCAGGAGTACGCCGAGATCGGTGAACGGGTGTTCGGCACAAGTGAGCTGTCCGAGGTCTTCACCCGGCTGCGCACCGATCGCGCCCTGCGGTGGAACAGCGCGGAGGAGTTGCTGGAGACGGCGCGCTCGGCGATCGCGCGCGCCGAACAAGCCGCGCCACGTTGGTTCGGGCACATCCCGCCGCAACCGTGTGTCGTCGAGCCCGTCCCCGCCGCCGAGGCGCCCGGCGCGCCTGCCGCCTACTACCTGTGGCCGTCGGCGGACGGGTCGCGACCGGGGACCTACTTCGCGAACACCCACGAGGTCACGCAGCGGTTCCGGCACACGGCCGAGGTGACCGCCTTCCACGAGGCCGTGCCGGGCCACCATCTCCAGCTCAGCACCGCGCTGGGGCTGGCGGACCTGCCGTTGCTGCGCAGGGTCGGCAACTTCAACGCCTACGCCGAGGGCTGGGGGCTGTACTCCGAACGCCTTGCGCAGGAGATGGGCCTGTACTCCGACGACGTGGCGCTGCTCGGGATGCTGAGCATGGACTCGATGCGGGCGGGCAGGCTCGTGGTGGACACCGGACTGCACGCCAAAGGCTGGAGTCGACAGCAGGCCATCGACTTCCTCGACCGCAACACCCCCATGCCCAGTGTCGAGATCGTCGCGGAGGTGGACCGCTATATCGGCTACCCAGGGCAGGCCCTTTCCTACATGGTGGGCAGGTTGGAGATCCAACGGCTTCGGGCCGAAGCGGAGCGGGCGCTGGAGGAGCGGTTCGACATCCGCGCGTTCCACGACCTGGTGCTGGGTGGCGGCGCGTTGCCGCTGTCGGTGCTGGCCGACGTGGTGAGCGCCTGGGTCGGGGCTACCGCGCCGCGGTGA
- a CDS encoding class F sortase, with the protein MLTGHVRFAYERAAFLRLVELRPGDEVAVGRADGSTAVFTVYGVERLPTESALARASAHTEHPDLRLLTATGYAGPGARSTEAILVSARLTAAR; encoded by the coding sequence GTGCTGACCGGGCATGTGCGTTTCGCCTACGAGCGCGCCGCGTTTCTCCGGCTCGTGGAACTTCGCCCCGGCGACGAGGTCGCGGTGGGACGAGCAGACGGCAGCACCGCCGTTTTCACCGTCTACGGCGTCGAGCGGCTGCCCACCGAATCCGCACTCGCGAGGGCAAGCGCCCACACCGAACACCCCGACCTGCGACTACTCACCGCGACCGGCTACGCGGGGCCAGGCGCCCGAAGCACGGAGGCGATCCTGGTGTCGGCCCGGCTCACCGCGGCGCGGTAG
- a CDS encoding Ppx/GppA phosphatase family protein, giving the protein MNEAATTGVLDVGCFSARLTVVQHGDTRLRPVLSHKTRLHLDRALDLAGRLRPEGIEAIVAAVRTANRVAARHGVSDIFPLATSSVRDARNADEVVERVHSETGTRLGFLSGTREAQLSYVAARRWFGASAGPLAVVDIGGGTVELAAGHGSDAQFALSLGLGAREVTRAWFGADTASAAAVARLRAHALKRVRDALDGTEHQLRGYRTVGSSKVLRQLARLAGTARRGSPEGELCVEDLREWIPRLAAMPATRRSELPGISRPRARQALAGAVVAEALLTVFGGRATICPWSTTQGLLLTMVEQRQPEQPGRSQSVA; this is encoded by the coding sequence GTGAACGAAGCGGCGACGACTGGGGTTCTCGACGTGGGCTGCTTCAGTGCCCGCCTTACCGTGGTGCAGCATGGGGACACGCGACTGCGACCGGTACTGAGTCACAAGACCCGGCTACACCTCGACCGGGCTCTTGACCTGGCGGGACGCCTGCGCCCCGAAGGCATCGAGGCGATCGTCGCAGCCGTGCGTACGGCCAACCGGGTCGCCGCACGCCACGGCGTATCCGACATCTTCCCACTGGCCACCTCCTCGGTGCGCGACGCGCGCAACGCCGACGAAGTGGTCGAACGAGTGCACTCCGAGACCGGAACCCGCCTGGGATTCCTCAGCGGCACGCGGGAGGCGCAGCTTTCCTACGTGGCGGCCCGGCGCTGGTTCGGAGCGTCGGCCGGGCCGCTGGCCGTGGTCGACATCGGGGGAGGAACCGTCGAACTCGCCGCGGGACACGGCAGCGATGCCCAGTTCGCGCTGTCGCTCGGGTTGGGAGCTCGCGAGGTCACCAGGGCCTGGTTCGGCGCCGACACCGCGTCAGCGGCTGCGGTCGCACGACTGCGGGCACACGCGCTCAAGCGTGTCCGTGACGCGCTGGACGGCACCGAACACCAGTTGCGCGGCTACCGGACCGTCGGCAGCTCCAAGGTGCTGCGCCAGCTCGCGCGGCTGGCGGGTACGGCTCGCCGCGGCAGTCCCGAAGGCGAGTTGTGTGTCGAGGATCTCCGCGAATGGATTCCACGGTTGGCCGCCATGCCCGCCACCCGCCGCAGCGAGTTGCCGGGAATCTCGCGGCCGCGGGCCCGGCAGGCGCTCGCAGGCGCTGTTGTCGCAGAGGCGCTGCTCACGGTGTTCGGCGGTCGCGCCACGATCTGTCCCTGGTCGACAACTCAGGGACTGTTGCTGACCATGGTCGAGCAGCGCCAGCCCGAGCAACCCGGGCGAAGCCAATCCGTCGCGTGA
- a CDS encoding Fpg/Nei family DNA glycosylase has translation MPELPDVEGFGRVLAEHALSAPVRDVEVLDEQVLRDVQPRRLRDSVRGHRFGRPWRHGKWLVVPVRDEQPSLLLHFGMTGSLEWAQPQQPRHRHDRVVFTFPDGELRYRDMRKLTGMRLARDDTERRAALADLGPDAAQVSRAELADALSGVRRRLKPALVDQSVVAGLGNLLVDEILWRAKLNPRRSTATLRPADVARLHERMTTVLKQSVREGRVPPHPSWLTGSRDEPSGSCPRCGAPLRHARIDGRSTVWCPNCQPE, from the coding sequence ATGCCGGAGCTTCCCGATGTTGAGGGTTTCGGCCGCGTGCTCGCCGAGCACGCGTTGAGCGCCCCAGTTCGTGATGTCGAGGTGCTCGACGAGCAGGTGCTGCGCGATGTCCAGCCGCGACGGCTGCGCGACAGCGTGCGCGGGCACCGCTTCGGCAGGCCGTGGCGGCATGGCAAGTGGCTCGTCGTTCCCGTCCGTGACGAACAACCCTCGCTGTTGTTGCACTTCGGCATGACTGGGTCACTCGAGTGGGCACAGCCGCAGCAGCCCCGTCATCGCCACGACCGTGTGGTGTTCACCTTCCCGGACGGCGAACTGCGCTACCGCGACATGCGCAAGCTGACCGGCATGCGGCTGGCACGCGATGACACCGAGCGCAGGGCCGCACTGGCGGACCTTGGCCCTGACGCGGCGCAGGTGTCGCGAGCCGAACTCGCCGACGCGCTGAGCGGGGTGCGACGCAGGCTCAAACCGGCGCTTGTCGACCAATCCGTCGTCGCCGGACTGGGCAACCTGCTCGTGGACGAAATCCTGTGGCGGGCAAAGCTCAACCCGCGCAGGTCCACCGCGACCCTACGGCCCGCTGATGTGGCGCGGCTGCACGAGCGGATGACGACCGTGTTGAAGCAGTCGGTGCGGGAAGGCCGCGTGCCGCCACATCCTTCGTGGCTGACCGGCAGCAGGGACGAGCCCTCGGGTAGTTGCCCGCGGTGCGGCGCACCGTTGCGGCATGCCCGCATCGACGGCAGAAGCACGGTCTGGTGCCCCAACTGCCAGCCGGAATGA
- a CDS encoding glycoside hydrolase family 65 protein has translation MTEVERGYVCAPWELRWQGLSVEQLQRTESTFALSNGHIGMRGTLEEAEPRGLPGTYLNGFYEEHELPYAEAGYGYPEAGQTVVNVSDGKIIRLLVEDEPLDMRYGHATAHHRVLDFRSGTLRRETDWTSPTGRRVRVRTERLVSFTQRAVAAIRYEVEPLDGDVQLVAQSDMLTNEPIESDAADPRVAAALESPLAGEYAKAEDYRAVLVHRTKRSGLRMAAAMDHQIETTDGLRTDIEVEENLARLTIAVDVPTNGKLRITKYLAYGWSAQRSIPALRAQVDAALAGALQTGWDGMLAEQREFLDRFWDTADIELDGDPGLQQAIRFALFHVLQAGARGESRAIPSKGLTGPGYDGHAFWDTESFVLQVLTYTLPDTARDALRWRHSTLDKARDRARQLGRRGAAFPWRTIDGAECSAYWPAGTAAFHVNADIADALVRYLNATNDTEFERQYGTELLLETARLWISLGHHDPHGGFRIDGVTGPDEYTAVVDNNVYTNLMAQRNLRAAADSCDRHPDIAELFGVDHIETAGWREAARKMRVPYDQMLEVHPQSERFTEHAKWDFAATPARNYPLLLHYPYFDLYRKQVVKQADLVLAMHLRGDVFSLEQKKRNFSYYERLTVRDSSLSAGTQAVLAAECGHLDLAYDYLAEAALTDLADLHNNVRNGLHIAALAGSWLATVAGFGGMRDHDGELAFQPRLPAALDRIAFRMCFRDSRFVVEIRPELTTYRLLSGKPFTIKHYGNPVTVCEEPTTLPLPELEPMERPAQPAGRGPTRRRGRARR, from the coding sequence TTGACCGAGGTGGAGCGCGGCTATGTGTGTGCACCGTGGGAGCTGCGCTGGCAGGGGTTGTCCGTCGAGCAGCTCCAGCGGACCGAGTCGACCTTCGCGCTGTCCAACGGACACATCGGTATGCGGGGGACGTTGGAGGAGGCGGAACCGCGCGGCCTTCCCGGCACCTACCTGAACGGCTTCTACGAGGAGCACGAACTGCCCTACGCCGAAGCCGGGTACGGCTACCCGGAGGCCGGGCAGACCGTCGTGAACGTCAGCGACGGCAAGATCATCCGATTGCTGGTGGAGGACGAGCCGCTGGACATGCGTTACGGCCACGCCACCGCACACCATCGGGTGCTGGACTTCCGGTCGGGCACGCTACGACGCGAAACGGACTGGACTTCACCGACAGGACGACGCGTGCGAGTGCGCACAGAGCGGCTGGTGTCGTTCACCCAGCGGGCCGTGGCCGCGATCAGATACGAGGTGGAGCCGCTCGACGGAGACGTGCAGTTGGTCGCGCAATCGGACATGCTCACCAACGAGCCGATCGAGTCCGACGCCGCGGACCCGAGGGTGGCCGCCGCGCTAGAGTCACCGTTGGCGGGCGAGTACGCGAAGGCCGAGGACTACCGGGCGGTGCTGGTGCATCGCACGAAGCGTTCCGGGTTGCGAATGGCCGCCGCGATGGACCACCAGATCGAGACAACCGACGGCCTGCGCACCGACATCGAGGTGGAGGAGAACCTGGCACGGCTGACCATCGCCGTCGACGTCCCCACGAACGGAAAGCTGCGGATCACCAAGTACCTGGCGTACGGCTGGTCGGCACAGCGCTCCATCCCGGCGCTTCGTGCCCAGGTGGACGCGGCGCTGGCCGGCGCGCTGCAGACCGGCTGGGACGGCATGCTCGCCGAGCAGCGGGAGTTCCTGGACCGGTTCTGGGACACCGCTGACATCGAACTCGACGGTGATCCCGGGTTGCAGCAGGCCATCCGGTTCGCGCTGTTCCACGTGTTGCAGGCCGGGGCGCGCGGCGAAAGTCGCGCGATCCCCAGCAAGGGCCTCACCGGTCCCGGTTACGACGGGCATGCCTTCTGGGACACCGAGAGTTTCGTCCTCCAGGTGCTCACCTACACGCTGCCGGACACGGCCAGAGACGCGCTGCGCTGGCGACATTCCACCCTGGACAAGGCCAGGGACAGGGCTCGCCAGCTCGGCCGCAGGGGCGCGGCGTTCCCGTGGCGAACCATCGACGGCGCGGAGTGCTCGGCGTACTGGCCTGCGGGTACGGCCGCGTTCCACGTCAACGCCGACATCGCCGACGCACTCGTGCGGTACCTCAACGCCACCAATGACACCGAGTTCGAGCGCCAGTACGGCACTGAACTGCTGCTGGAAACGGCCCGCCTGTGGATCTCGCTCGGGCACCACGACCCGCACGGCGGCTTCCGAATCGACGGAGTGACGGGACCGGACGAGTACACGGCCGTCGTCGACAACAACGTGTACACGAACCTGATGGCGCAACGGAATCTGCGCGCGGCAGCCGACTCCTGCGATCGGCATCCCGACATCGCCGAGTTGTTCGGGGTGGACCACATCGAGACAGCCGGCTGGCGTGAAGCCGCGCGCAAGATGCGCGTTCCGTACGACCAGATGCTGGAGGTACATCCGCAGTCGGAGCGGTTCACCGAGCACGCCAAGTGGGACTTCGCAGCCACGCCCGCACGCAATTACCCGCTGCTGCTGCACTACCCGTACTTCGACCTGTACCGCAAGCAGGTGGTCAAGCAGGCGGATCTCGTGCTGGCCATGCACCTGCGCGGTGACGTGTTCTCGTTGGAACAGAAGAAGCGCAACTTCAGCTACTACGAGCGGTTGACCGTGCGTGACTCATCGCTGTCGGCGGGAACGCAGGCCGTGCTGGCGGCGGAATGCGGACATCTCGACCTCGCCTACGACTACCTGGCCGAGGCCGCGCTAACCGACCTGGCCGATCTACACAACAACGTCCGCAACGGGCTGCACATCGCGGCGCTGGCGGGCTCGTGGCTGGCGACGGTCGCCGGGTTCGGCGGGATGCGCGACCACGACGGTGAACTGGCGTTCCAACCCCGACTGCCCGCCGCACTGGACCGCATCGCCTTCCGGATGTGCTTTCGCGACTCCCGCTTCGTCGTGGAGATCCGTCCCGAGCTGACGACCTACCGGCTGCTGAGTGGTAAGCCGTTCACGATCAAGCACTACGGGAATCCCGTGACGGTGTGCGAGGAGCCGACCACGCTGCCGCTGCCGGAGCTGGAACCGATGGAACGGCCGGCCCAGCCTGCGGGTCGCGGGCCCACCCGCCGCAGGGGACGTGCACGGCGCTGA
- a CDS encoding beta-phosphoglucomutase family hydrolase, translated as MIGLPDTITACLFDLDGVLTSTAELHMRAWKDTFDTFLRERDDETYDPFTERDYANYVDGRPRLDGVRTFLASRGIELPEGRPDDSVDAATVHGIGNRKNQRVLAVMRDDGVAPFPGSVRYLEAANDAGVAIGVVTSSANAAAVLDAAKLSRFVRARVDGVTIKEQELRGKPAPDSFLACAELLGVEPAHAAVFEDARAGVRAGKVGGFGYVVGVNRADQAKALRADGADIVVDDLAELLEVPA; from the coding sequence ATGATCGGGTTGCCGGACACGATCACCGCCTGCCTCTTCGACCTCGACGGTGTGCTGACCAGTACCGCGGAGCTGCACATGCGCGCGTGGAAGGACACCTTCGACACGTTTCTGAGGGAGCGCGATGACGAAACGTATGATCCGTTCACCGAACGTGACTATGCGAACTACGTGGACGGCAGGCCCCGGCTGGACGGGGTTCGGACGTTCCTGGCGTCACGCGGGATCGAGCTACCGGAAGGCAGGCCGGATGACTCGGTCGACGCTGCGACAGTGCACGGCATCGGCAACCGGAAGAACCAACGTGTCCTCGCGGTGATGCGGGACGACGGCGTCGCTCCCTTTCCGGGATCTGTGCGCTATCTGGAGGCCGCCAACGACGCGGGTGTGGCCATCGGAGTCGTCACGTCGTCGGCGAACGCGGCCGCGGTACTCGACGCGGCGAAACTGAGCCGGTTCGTGCGGGCTCGCGTTGATGGTGTCACCATCAAGGAGCAGGAGCTACGCGGCAAACCCGCGCCGGATTCGTTCCTGGCATGCGCCGAACTGCTGGGTGTGGAGCCCGCACACGCCGCCGTGTTCGAGGACGCACGGGCAGGTGTGCGGGCGGGCAAGGTCGGCGGGTTCGGCTACGTGGTCGGTGTCAACCGCGCCGACCAAGCCAAGGCGCTACGCGCTGACGGCGCCGACATTGTGGTGGACGACCTCGCCGAACTGCTGGAGGTGCCCGCTTGA
- a CDS encoding energy-coupling factor ABC transporter permease, with translation MTTLAMHASDGLLNAPASLLFGAVAVLGLAVATAGARRDLDDRVAPMAGLVAAFVFATQMINFPVLPGVSGHLLGGALAAILVGPWVGALTVSVVVVLQALLFADGGLTALGANLTNMALLATIAGYLVALASRRLVLRSRSWLVATAFVAAIVSTVAAAGGFVMEYAIGGQGAVSMTGFATALLGVHLLIGIGEGVITALTVGAVAAVRPDLVYAFRTRTAGAEVAA, from the coding sequence ATGACCACCCTCGCGATGCATGCCAGCGACGGCCTGCTCAACGCGCCCGCGTCGTTGTTGTTCGGCGCCGTGGCCGTGCTCGGTCTCGCGGTCGCGACCGCAGGCGCGAGGCGGGACCTCGACGATCGGGTCGCCCCCATGGCCGGCCTCGTCGCGGCCTTCGTCTTCGCGACGCAGATGATCAACTTTCCGGTGCTTCCTGGTGTGAGCGGTCACCTGCTCGGTGGCGCGCTGGCGGCGATTCTCGTCGGTCCTTGGGTCGGCGCGCTGACGGTCAGCGTCGTCGTTGTGCTGCAGGCTCTGCTCTTCGCCGACGGCGGGTTGACCGCGCTCGGTGCCAACCTCACCAACATGGCGCTGCTTGCCACGATCGCGGGCTATCTGGTCGCGCTGGCTTCGCGCAGGCTGGTGCTGCGCTCGCGGTCCTGGCTGGTGGCCACGGCCTTTGTGGCGGCGATCGTCAGCACCGTGGCGGCTGCGGGCGGGTTCGTCATGGAATACGCCATCGGTGGGCAGGGTGCGGTGTCGATGACCGGATTCGCCACGGCGTTGCTCGGCGTGCACCTGCTCATCGGAATTGGTGAAGGCGTCATCACCGCGTTGACCGTAGGCGCGGTCGCGGCCGTGCGGCCCGACCTGGTGTACGCGTTCCGTACCCGCACCGCAGGGGCGGAGGTGGCCGCGTGA
- a CDS encoding PDGLE domain-containing protein encodes MRPVSRRASIWFFAGFAVVALVLAGIASYFADTDPDGLESVTQQGCTQVGDRLEGSCPAQDAAGHALADSPLADYTVGGDSGLVGVAGVAGVLLTLAVASALFWLLRRGRRRGAADGKRGRW; translated from the coding sequence GTGAGGCCTGTCAGCAGGCGCGCCAGCATATGGTTCTTCGCCGGCTTTGCGGTGGTGGCATTGGTGCTCGCCGGGATCGCGTCGTATTTCGCCGATACCGACCCCGACGGCCTGGAGTCGGTTACCCAGCAGGGCTGCACACAGGTCGGTGACCGCCTCGAAGGCTCATGCCCGGCACAAGACGCCGCCGGTCACGCGCTCGCCGACTCGCCGCTGGCTGACTACACCGTCGGCGGTGATTCCGGGCTGGTCGGTGTCGCGGGTGTCGCAGGCGTGCTACTGACCCTTGCGGTAGCCAGTGCGTTGTTCTGGCTGCTTCGCCGCGGGCGCCGCCGTGGCGCCGCCGACGGGAAGCGAGGCCGGTGGTGA
- the cbiQ gene encoding cobalt ECF transporter T component CbiQ, which yields MTSTALHRPGTSPVHRLPAQVKVVAAFTAVLAVVATPREAFWVFGADLAVLVGVWAVAGVPVGWFARRALIEVPFVLLAVVLPFTGSGPRTELLGLSVSVDGALAGWNILAKGTLGVLVSLTLAATTHPHDIVVGMQRLRMPQVVTTIASLMLRYIDVIVAEARRMHTARVCRGHDPRFLWQVGAVARGIGVLFLRSYERGERVHLAMLARGWTGAMPAPTATPAGTAGWFTGLSPALLVAVLAGVGLWTT from the coding sequence GTGACCTCTACCGCGTTGCACCGGCCAGGAACCTCGCCCGTGCACCGGCTGCCCGCACAGGTGAAGGTGGTGGCCGCCTTCACGGCAGTGCTGGCCGTCGTCGCGACGCCACGGGAAGCGTTCTGGGTCTTCGGTGCCGACCTGGCTGTATTGGTCGGGGTATGGGCGGTGGCCGGTGTGCCGGTGGGCTGGTTCGCACGCAGAGCGCTGATCGAGGTGCCGTTCGTCCTGCTCGCCGTTGTGCTTCCTTTCACGGGAAGCGGCCCGCGGACCGAGTTGCTCGGGCTGTCGGTTTCGGTGGATGGCGCCCTCGCGGGCTGGAACATACTGGCAAAGGGCACACTCGGGGTACTGGTATCACTCACCCTGGCCGCAACTACCCACCCCCACGACATCGTCGTGGGAATGCAGCGCCTACGTATGCCTCAGGTGGTGACCACCATCGCCAGCCTGATGTTGCGCTACATCGACGTCATCGTGGCTGAGGCGCGGAGAATGCACACCGCCCGCGTCTGTCGTGGTCACGACCCGCGGTTTCTGTGGCAGGTGGGCGCCGTGGCACGCGGCATCGGAGTGTTGTTCCTGCGTAGCTACGAGCGCGGCGAACGGGTCCATCTGGCGATGCTGGCTCGAGGCTGGACCGGTGCCATGCCTGCGCCCACTGCCACACCGGCAGGGACCGCCGGCTGGTTCACCGGGCTGAGCCCCGCTCTCCTCGTTGCCGTCTTGGCTGGGGTGGGACTGTGGACAACATGA
- a CDS encoding energy-coupling factor ABC transporter ATP-binding protein produces MTPALAVKDLEYRYPDGHRALAGVNLRVEAGERVAVLGPNGAGKTTLVLHLNGVLTGNRGHVEVAGLPVVKRTLKEIRRRVGVVFQDPDDQLFMQTVADDVAFGPRNFGVVEPELSGRVRAALESVGMAEQAGRSPMHLSVGQRRRVALATVLASDPDILVLDEPSANLEPVARKELAELLITLGRTTLMVTHDLAYALQLCPRSVLIDNGAVVADGPTRELLADRDLLAAHRLELPWGFRLD; encoded by the coding sequence ATGACGCCCGCTCTCGCCGTCAAGGACCTGGAATACCGCTATCCGGATGGCCACCGCGCATTGGCAGGTGTGAACTTGCGTGTCGAGGCGGGCGAGCGCGTTGCCGTACTCGGCCCGAACGGAGCAGGCAAGACGACCCTGGTCCTCCATCTGAACGGTGTACTTACCGGGAACCGCGGGCACGTGGAGGTGGCCGGGCTGCCCGTCGTGAAGCGCACCCTGAAGGAGATCCGTCGCCGCGTCGGCGTGGTGTTCCAGGATCCCGACGACCAGTTGTTCATGCAGACCGTTGCCGACGATGTAGCTTTCGGGCCACGCAACTTCGGCGTCGTGGAACCGGAGCTTTCCGGGCGTGTGCGTGCCGCGCTTGAATCGGTCGGTATGGCGGAGCAGGCTGGTCGCTCGCCGATGCACCTATCGGTTGGTCAACGCCGACGCGTCGCGCTTGCCACAGTGCTGGCAAGTGACCCGGACATCCTCGTACTCGACGAGCCGTCGGCCAATCTCGAACCGGTCGCGCGAAAGGAACTGGCCGAACTACTCATCACGCTGGGCCGCACGACACTCATGGTCACCCATGATCTGGCCTACGCCCTGCAGTTGTGCCCCCGGAGCGTGCTCATCGACAATGGCGCGGTGGTCGCCGACGGGCCCACCCGTGAATTGCTGGCCGACCGAGACCTACTCGCCGCCCATCGGCTCGAGTTGCCGTGGGGGTTCCGCCTGGACTGA
- a CDS encoding hydrogenase maturation protease, with protein MRPRVLVAGVGNVLLGDDGFGVEVVQRLAGVALPSWVQLADHGLGCGRLDCDMLGGYDTTILLDATPRGGSPGQLCVIEAEVDEQSSALPALLDAHGIQPKAAIRLLHLLGSDAGRVVVVGCEPAKTVGIGLSPAVAEAVTEAVRIVTDLVWGTEPPGSVRSVQAEPPRQLEPMGGE; from the coding sequence ATGAGGCCACGAGTTCTGGTCGCTGGCGTCGGCAACGTACTGCTCGGTGACGACGGCTTCGGCGTGGAAGTGGTCCAGCGCCTCGCGGGCGTTGCGTTGCCGAGTTGGGTACAGCTTGCCGACCACGGCCTCGGTTGCGGCCGCCTGGACTGCGACATGCTAGGTGGATACGACACCACGATCTTGCTCGACGCGACACCGCGCGGCGGCAGTCCGGGGCAGCTCTGTGTCATCGAGGCTGAGGTGGATGAGCAGTCCTCTGCGCTTCCCGCACTGCTCGACGCGCACGGTATCCAGCCGAAGGCTGCGATCAGGCTGCTGCATCTTCTCGGCAGCGACGCCGGCCGGGTGGTCGTCGTCGGGTGTGAACCGGCGAAGACAGTGGGCATCGGGCTGAGCCCTGCTGTCGCCGAGGCGGTGACAGAGGCAGTGCGCATCGTTACCGACCTGGTGTGGGGGACCGAACCACCCGGCTCCGTTCGGTCAGTCCAGGCGGAACCCCCACGGCAACTCGAGCCGATGGGCGGCGAGTAG
- a CDS encoding ArsR/SmtB family transcription factor: MSTDPQRRLIDPQRVEAALKGLGDRETVHEWADRFSVIADPSRLALLVCIHYAREICVSDLAVAAGMSDTAVSQALRLLRAHGLVTAHRRGRVVYYRLADDTMHELIHHVRPHSPVK; encoded by the coding sequence GTGTCCACCGACCCGCAACGACGCCTGATCGATCCCCAGCGTGTAGAAGCGGCCCTGAAGGGGCTCGGCGACCGGGAGACCGTGCACGAATGGGCTGACCGGTTCTCCGTTATCGCCGATCCTTCCCGGCTGGCTCTGCTGGTCTGCATTCACTATGCACGCGAGATCTGCGTATCGGACCTGGCCGTGGCCGCCGGGATGTCCGACACCGCGGTGTCGCAGGCTTTGCGGTTGCTGCGCGCGCACGGGTTGGTGACCGCACACCGCAGAGGGCGTGTCGTGTACTACAGGCTGGCCGACGACACGATGCACGAACTCATCCATCACGTCCGACCGCACTCACCCGTAAAGTAG